A region from the Halomonas piscis genome encodes:
- the rpsN gene encoding 30S ribosomal protein S14, with protein MAKKSMVEREKKRARLVEKYAARRAELKAITVDVNASDEERFEAQLKLQQLPRDSSPVRQRNRCRVTGRPHGVYNKFGLGRNKLREAAMSGYVPGLKKSSW; from the coding sequence ATGGCAAAGAAAAGCATGGTAGAGCGTGAGAAGAAGCGCGCCAGGCTGGTCGAGAAGTACGCGGCCAGGCGTGCCGAGCTCAAGGCAATTACCGTTGATGTAAACGCTTCTGACGAAGAGCGCTTCGAGGCGCAGCTCAAGCTGCAGCAGCTGCCGCGGGACTCGAGCCCGGTACGCCAGCGCAACCGCTGCCGCGTCACCGGACGTCCGCACGGGGTTTACAACAAGTTCGGCCTCGGCCGCAACAAGCTGCGTGAAGCCGCCATGAGTGGCTACGTCCCGGGACTCAAGAAGTCCAGCTGGTAA
- the rpsH gene encoding 30S ribosomal protein S8 — protein sequence MSMQDTLADMFTRIRNAQMATLETVKLPSSRLKVEVARVLKEEGYIADYAVAGDSKPELTLSLKYFEGKPVIDHIQRASKPSLRSYKGKDNMPKVADGLGIAIVTTSSGVMTDRAARQAGVGGEVICTVF from the coding sequence ATGAGCATGCAAGACACTCTGGCGGATATGTTCACCCGTATCCGCAATGCGCAGATGGCCACCCTGGAGACGGTAAAGCTGCCGTCCTCCAGGCTCAAAGTGGAAGTGGCCCGCGTGCTGAAAGAAGAGGGCTACATCGCCGATTACGCGGTGGCTGGCGACAGCAAGCCCGAGCTGACCCTTTCCCTCAAGTACTTTGAGGGCAAGCCGGTTATCGACCACATCCAGCGGGCTTCCAAGCCGTCCCTGCGTAGCTACAAGGGCAAGGACAACATGCCCAAGGTGGCCGACGGTCTGGGTATCGCGATCGTCACTACCTCAAGCGGGGTGATGACCGATCGCGCCGCGCGCCAGGCGGGTGTCGGTGGTGAAGTCATCTGCACCGTATTCTAG
- the rplF gene encoding 50S ribosomal protein L6 translates to MSRIAKYPVTLPAGVEVNIDADQLTAKGGQGTLSMVVHPDVVIHQEEGKLTFAPSESAKSWAMAGTTRALVQNLVTGVTEGFTKTLEIVGVGYRAQVKGQTLNLSLGFSHPVDYELPEGVTAETPKNTVIVLKSADKQKLGHAAAEIRAFRPPEPYKGKGVRYADEQVRRKEAKKK, encoded by the coding sequence ATGTCCCGCATAGCGAAATATCCGGTTACACTGCCCGCCGGCGTCGAGGTCAACATTGACGCCGACCAGCTGACCGCCAAGGGCGGCCAGGGCACGCTGTCCATGGTGGTTCATCCCGACGTGGTGATCCATCAGGAAGAGGGCAAGCTGACTTTCGCCCCGAGCGAGTCGGCCAAGAGCTGGGCGATGGCCGGCACCACCCGTGCACTGGTACAGAACCTGGTCACGGGCGTAACCGAGGGCTTTACCAAGACCCTCGAAATTGTTGGCGTCGGTTACCGTGCGCAAGTCAAGGGCCAGACGCTCAATCTTTCACTGGGCTTCTCGCACCCGGTCGACTACGAACTGCCTGAGGGTGTGACGGCGGAAACGCCCAAGAACACCGTGATCGTGCTGAAAAGCGCGGACAAGCAGAAGCTCGGCCATGCCGCTGCGGAGATCCGCGCCTTCCGTCCGCCGGAGCCGTACAAGGGCAAGGGTGTCCGGTACGCCGACGAGCAGGTGCGTCGCAAAGAAGCCAAGAAGAAGTAA
- the rplR gene encoding 50S ribosomal protein L18: MNAKKESRLRRARRARAKIRELGAFRLCVNRTPRHIYAQVISPDGGKVLASASTLDKALREGATGNVEAATKVGALIAERSKEAGITQVAFDRAGFKFHGRVKALADAAREGGLEF, encoded by the coding sequence ATGAACGCGAAGAAAGAATCCCGTCTCCGTCGTGCCCGCCGCGCTCGTGCCAAGATCCGCGAGCTAGGCGCGTTCCGCCTGTGCGTCAACCGTACGCCTCGCCACATCTACGCGCAGGTTATCTCGCCGGACGGTGGCAAGGTGCTGGCCAGCGCATCGACGCTGGACAAGGCGCTGCGCGAGGGGGCGACCGGCAACGTCGAGGCCGCCACGAAAGTCGGCGCCCTGATTGCCGAGCGCTCAAAGGAAGCAGGCATCACCCAGGTAGCCTTCGATCGTGCCGGTTTCAAGTTTCACGGCCGCGTCAAGGCTTTGGCCGACGCCGCTCGTGAAGGCGGCCTGGAATTCTAA
- the rpsE gene encoding 30S ribosomal protein S5: MAKNEQQNGDLQEKLVQVNRVAKVVKGGRVFGFTALTVVGDGNGRIGFGRGKAREVPVAIQKAMDQARRNMVRVRLAGQTLQYPVKARHGASKVYMQPATEGTGIIAGGAMRSVLELAGVHDVLAKCYGSTNPINVVRATVNGLASMHSPEDVAAKRGLPVEAITG; this comes from the coding sequence ATGGCGAAGAACGAACAGCAAAACGGTGATCTGCAGGAAAAGCTCGTGCAGGTCAACCGTGTCGCCAAGGTGGTCAAGGGGGGCCGTGTGTTCGGCTTTACCGCCCTGACCGTCGTCGGCGACGGCAACGGCCGTATCGGTTTTGGTCGCGGCAAGGCGCGCGAAGTGCCGGTGGCGATTCAGAAAGCGATGGACCAGGCGCGTCGCAACATGGTCAGGGTCCGGCTCGCTGGCCAGACGCTGCAGTATCCGGTGAAAGCCCGTCACGGCGCTTCCAAGGTATACATGCAGCCGGCCACCGAAGGTACCGGCATCATCGCCGGCGGCGCGATGCGCTCCGTGCTTGAGCTTGCCGGCGTCCACGACGTCCTGGCCAAGTGCTACGGCTCCACCAATCCGATCAACGTAGTGCGGGCAACGGTCAACGGCCTGGCGTCCATGCACTCGCCGGAAGACGTGGCGGCCAAGCGCGGCCTGCCAGTCGAAGCGATCACGGGGTAA
- the rpmD gene encoding 50S ribosomal protein L30, which translates to MAALIKVTQVRSTIGVLTKHKATINGLGLRRIGHTVELEDTPAVRGMIRKVNYLVRVEGE; encoded by the coding sequence ATGGCAGCTTTGATCAAGGTTACCCAGGTCCGTAGCACCATCGGCGTTTTGACCAAGCACAAGGCCACGATCAACGGCCTGGGTTTGCGCCGCATCGGTCATACGGTTGAGCTGGAAGACACCCCCGCCGTTCGCGGCATGATCCGCAAGGTCAACTACCTTGTGCGTGTAGAGGGAGAGTAA
- the rplO gene encoding 50S ribosomal protein L15: MKLNSLSPAAGSKHADKRVGRGIGSGLGKTGGRGHKGLKSRSGGSVMPGFEGGQMPLQRRLPKFGFTSAKSLSFEEVRLTELARVAGDEVTLETLKQANVLKNATRYAKIILSGELNKAVTVRGIKVTKGARAAIEAAGGKVED; encoded by the coding sequence ATGAAACTTAACAGCCTGAGCCCCGCAGCGGGCTCCAAGCACGCCGACAAGCGCGTGGGGCGTGGTATCGGCTCCGGTCTGGGTAAAACCGGCGGCCGCGGCCACAAGGGCCTCAAGTCGCGCAGCGGCGGCAGCGTAATGCCGGGCTTCGAGGGCGGTCAGATGCCCTTGCAGCGCCGCCTGCCGAAATTCGGCTTTACCTCGGCCAAGTCGCTCTCCTTTGAAGAAGTGCGCCTGACCGAGCTTGCCCGGGTCGCCGGTGACGAGGTCACCCTGGAGACCCTGAAGCAGGCCAACGTGCTGAAGAATGCCACGCGCTACGCGAAAATCATTCTTTCCGGCGAACTGAACAAGGCGGTTACCGTCCGCGGGATCAAGGTCACCAAGGGTGCCCGGGCCGCGATCGAAGCCGCCGGCGGCAAGGTAGAGGACTAA
- the secY gene encoding preprotein translocase subunit SecY, producing MAKSGNMPAMGSGLSELWARLRFVLLAIVVYRIGAHIPIPGINPDQLAALFKEQQGTILGMFNMFSGGALERMSVLALGIMPYISASIIMQLMTAVSPHLEQLKKEGEAGRRKISQYTRYGTVILAFIQAIGMSVGLASQGIAYSADISFYFTAVITFVAGATFMMWLGEQITEKGIGNGISLLIFSGIVAGLPSAVGQAFELARNEGAWNVLPLLALSALGVATVAFVVFIERGQRRLKVNYPRRQVGNKMYAGQSSYLPLKVNMAGVIPAIFASSILLFPASIGQWVGAGEGMEWLQRASQALGPGQPLYILLFGLAVVFFCFFYTALVFNPKDVADNLKKSGAFLPGIRPGEQTARYIDKVMTRLTLFGALYITAVSLMPQFLIVAWNVPFFFGGTSLLIVVVVIMDFMAQVQSHLMSHQYDSVMKKSNLKGYGSGGIMR from the coding sequence ATGGCCAAGTCAGGAAACATGCCGGCGATGGGTAGCGGACTGAGTGAACTCTGGGCGCGCTTGCGCTTCGTGCTTCTCGCCATCGTGGTGTACCGTATCGGTGCCCATATCCCCATCCCCGGTATCAATCCTGACCAGCTTGCTGCCTTGTTCAAGGAGCAGCAGGGCACCATTCTCGGCATGTTCAACATGTTTTCGGGGGGTGCGCTGGAGCGCATGAGTGTTCTCGCCCTGGGCATCATGCCCTATATTTCGGCGTCGATCATCATGCAGCTGATGACAGCGGTTTCGCCTCACCTCGAGCAGCTCAAGAAGGAAGGTGAAGCCGGCCGCCGCAAGATCAGCCAGTACACCCGTTACGGTACGGTGATACTGGCCTTTATTCAGGCCATCGGCATGTCGGTGGGCCTGGCGAGCCAAGGCATTGCCTATAGCGCTGATATCAGCTTCTATTTCACTGCGGTTATCACCTTTGTGGCCGGCGCGACGTTCATGATGTGGCTGGGCGAGCAGATCACCGAAAAGGGTATCGGCAACGGCATTTCGCTGCTGATTTTCTCGGGGATCGTCGCCGGGCTGCCAAGCGCCGTGGGACAGGCGTTCGAGCTTGCCCGCAACGAGGGGGCATGGAACGTGCTGCCGCTGTTGGCGCTGTCGGCGCTGGGCGTTGCCACCGTGGCGTTTGTGGTCTTCATCGAGCGCGGCCAGCGCCGCCTCAAGGTGAACTATCCGCGTCGCCAGGTCGGCAACAAGATGTATGCAGGCCAGAGCAGCTATCTGCCGCTGAAGGTGAACATGGCCGGCGTTATCCCGGCGATCTTTGCCTCCAGCATCCTGCTTTTCCCCGCGTCCATCGGCCAGTGGGTGGGTGCCGGCGAGGGCATGGAATGGCTGCAGCGCGCGTCCCAGGCCCTGGGGCCGGGCCAGCCGCTTTACATCTTGCTTTTTGGCCTCGCGGTGGTATTCTTCTGCTTCTTTTACACAGCGCTGGTCTTCAACCCGAAGGATGTGGCTGACAACCTCAAAAAGTCAGGCGCTTTCCTGCCGGGCATTCGCCCCGGCGAGCAGACGGCTCGCTATATCGACAAGGTCATGACGCGTCTGACCCTGTTCGGTGCTTTATATATTACCGCAGTTTCCCTGATGCCCCAGTTCCTCATCGTGGCGTGGAACGTGCCGTTCTTCTTTGGCGGTACCTCGCTTCTGATCGTGGTCGTGGTGATCATGGACTTCATGGCCCAGGTGCAGTCGCATCTCATGTCGCATCAATATGACTCGGTGATGAAGAAGTCCAACCTGAAAGGCTACGGCAGCGGCGGCATCATGCGCTAA
- the rpmJ gene encoding 50S ribosomal protein L36: MKVRASVKKMCRNCKIIRRNGAVRVICSEPRHKQRQG; the protein is encoded by the coding sequence ATGAAAGTTCGAGCTTCCGTAAAAAAGATGTGCCGTAATTGCAAGATCATTCGTCGCAACGGCGCCGTGCGCGTCATTTGCAGCGAACCGCGGCACAAGCAGCGCCAGGGGTAA
- the rpsM gene encoding 30S ribosomal protein S13, with amino-acid sequence MARIAGVNIPDNKHAAISLTYIFGIGRTRAQDICTAAGIAPTAKIQELSSEEVDTLRSEVGKYTVEGDLRRDVTLNIKRLMDLGCYRGLRHRRSLPLRGQRTKTNARTRKGPRKPIRK; translated from the coding sequence ATGGCCCGTATTGCAGGCGTCAATATCCCGGACAACAAGCATGCGGCGATCTCGCTGACCTATATCTTCGGGATCGGCCGGACTCGCGCGCAGGACATCTGTACCGCCGCGGGTATCGCGCCGACTGCCAAGATCCAGGAGCTGTCTTCTGAAGAAGTCGACACCCTGCGGTCCGAAGTTGGCAAGTACACCGTAGAAGGCGACCTTCGCCGTGACGTTACGCTTAACATCAAGCGTCTCATGGATCTGGGTTGCTACCGTGGTCTGCGTCATCGTCGCAGTCTTCCGCTGCGTGGTCAGCGGACCAAGACTAACGCGCGTACCCGCAAGGGCCCGCGTAAGCCGATCCGCAAATAA
- the rpsK gene encoding 30S ribosomal protein S11: MANPRTNRKKVKKQVVDAVAHIHASFNNTIVTITDRQGNALSWATAGGSGFRGSRKSTPFAAQVASERAANAAAEYGVKNVDVLVKGPGPGRESAVRALNAAGFRVQSITDATPIPHNGCRPPKKRRV, translated from the coding sequence ATGGCTAACCCGCGTACTAACCGCAAGAAGGTTAAAAAGCAGGTAGTGGACGCCGTTGCGCATATCCACGCCTCTTTTAACAACACGATCGTGACGATCACAGACCGCCAGGGCAACGCCCTTTCCTGGGCGACCGCCGGTGGTTCGGGTTTTCGTGGTTCTCGCAAGAGCACCCCGTTCGCTGCTCAAGTAGCAAGTGAACGTGCAGCAAACGCTGCAGCCGAGTATGGTGTGAAAAACGTCGACGTGCTGGTCAAGGGCCCAGGACCCGGCCGTGAATCCGCCGTGCGCGCACTGAACGCCGCTGGTTTCCGTGTGCAAAGCATCACCGACGCGACGCCCATCCCCCACAATGGCTGCCGTCCGCCGAAGAAACGCCGCGTTTAA
- the rpsD gene encoding 30S ribosomal protein S4 has protein sequence MARYTGPKCKLSRREGTDLFLKSGVTPFEKKCKSEQIPGMHGQRRQRLSDYGLQLREKQKVRRMYGVLENQFRNYYKHAARLKGATGEVLLQLLETRLDNVVYRMGFGATRAEARQLVSHKAIAVNGKTVNIASYQVKAGDVVSVREKAKNQARIQNALAISANRGDVEWIETDAKKMEGTFKALPERGDLSADINENLIVELYSK, from the coding sequence ATGGCTCGTTATACTGGACCCAAATGTAAACTGTCTCGTCGTGAGGGTACCGACCTCTTCCTCAAGAGTGGCGTCACCCCCTTCGAGAAGAAGTGTAAATCCGAGCAAATTCCGGGTATGCACGGCCAGCGCCGTCAGCGTCTTTCCGACTACGGCTTGCAGCTTCGCGAGAAGCAGAAAGTACGTCGCATGTACGGCGTACTCGAAAATCAGTTCCGCAACTACTACAAGCACGCGGCTCGCCTCAAGGGCGCGACCGGCGAGGTGCTGTTGCAGCTGCTGGAAACCCGACTGGACAACGTCGTCTACCGCATGGGCTTTGGCGCCACGCGCGCGGAAGCGCGCCAGCTGGTGAGCCACAAGGCGATCGCCGTGAACGGCAAGACCGTCAACATTGCCTCCTATCAGGTGAAGGCCGGCGACGTGGTTTCCGTTCGCGAAAAGGCGAAGAACCAGGCTCGCATCCAGAACGCGCTGGCCATTTCGGCCAACCGCGGCGATGTGGAGTGGATCGAAACCGACGCCAAGAAGATGGAAGGCACTTTCAAGGCTCTGCCTGAACGCGGTGACCTGTCTGCCGACATCAACGAAAACCTGATCGTCGAGCTGTACTCGAAGTAA
- a CDS encoding DNA-directed RNA polymerase subunit alpha gives MQRSVTEFLRPRDIKVEEINAHHAKIVLEPFERGFGHTLGNALRRILLSSMPGAAVVEAEIKGVEHEYSALEGVQEDVIEILLNLKDVAIKMHSREEAVLSLNKQGPAVVTAGDIALDHSVDIVNPDHVIAHVNEGAELDIQLKVALGRGYEPADVRDSDEETRAIGRLQLDATFSPVRRVSYAVEAARVEQRTDLDKLIIDLETDGTLDPEEAIRRSATILQEQLAAFVDLEADKEQEVEEEEDQVDPTLLRPVDDLELTVRSANCLKAENIYYIGDLIQRTEVELLKTPNLGKKSLNEIKDVLAARGLSLGMRLENWPPASLKDDKTSA, from the coding sequence ATGCAGCGTTCAGTGACAGAGTTTCTCCGTCCCCGCGATATCAAGGTCGAAGAAATCAACGCACATCACGCCAAGATCGTGCTCGAGCCGTTTGAGCGCGGGTTTGGCCACACCCTGGGGAACGCGCTGCGCCGCATTCTGCTCTCGTCCATGCCCGGCGCCGCCGTGGTAGAGGCCGAGATCAAGGGCGTCGAGCACGAGTACAGCGCGCTGGAAGGGGTGCAGGAAGATGTCATCGAGATCCTCCTGAATCTGAAAGATGTCGCGATCAAGATGCACAGCCGGGAAGAGGCGGTGCTCTCGCTGAACAAGCAGGGCCCGGCCGTCGTCACCGCTGGCGACATTGCGCTTGATCACAGCGTCGACATCGTCAACCCGGATCACGTCATCGCCCACGTCAACGAAGGGGCGGAGCTGGACATTCAGCTCAAGGTGGCGCTGGGACGTGGCTACGAGCCGGCCGACGTGCGCGACTCCGACGAAGAGACCCGCGCCATTGGCCGCCTGCAGCTGGATGCCACTTTCAGCCCGGTGCGCCGGGTTTCCTACGCGGTCGAGGCAGCCCGTGTCGAGCAGCGTACCGACCTCGACAAGCTGATCATCGACCTGGAAACCGACGGCACCCTGGATCCGGAAGAGGCTATCCGCCGCAGCGCGACCATCCTGCAGGAGCAGCTGGCCGCCTTCGTCGATCTGGAAGCCGACAAAGAGCAGGAAGTCGAGGAAGAAGAGGATCAGGTGGATCCGACTCTTCTGCGCCCCGTAGACGATCTTGAGCTGACCGTCCGCAGCGCCAACTGCTTGAAAGCCGAAAACATCTACTACATCGGTGACCTGATTCAGCGCACCGAAGTGGAGCTGTTGAAAACACCCAACCTCGGCAAAAAGTCCTTGAACGAAATCAAGGATGTTCTAGCAGCGCGCGGCTTGTCGCTGGGCATGCGGCTGGAAAACTGGCCGCCCGCTAGCCTGAAGGACGACAAGACCTCCGCGTGA
- the rplQ gene encoding 50S ribosomal protein L17 — translation MRHRKSGRHLNRTSSHRKAMFKNMSASLVEHEIIKTTLPKAKELRRVIEPLITLAKQDSVANRRLAFARTRSKDTVGKLFGELGPRYAERPGGYVRILKCGYRPGDNAPMAYVELVDRPAVEAAADE, via the coding sequence ATGCGTCATCGTAAGAGTGGTCGTCATTTGAACCGCACCAGCTCGCACCGCAAGGCCATGTTCAAGAACATGTCGGCCTCGCTGGTCGAGCACGAAATCATCAAGACAACCCTGCCCAAGGCCAAGGAGCTGCGTCGCGTCATCGAGCCGCTGATCACTCTGGCCAAGCAGGACAGCGTCGCCAACCGCCGTCTGGCGTTTGCCCGCACTCGGTCGAAAGACACCGTGGGCAAACTGTTTGGCGAGCTGGGCCCGCGCTACGCCGAGCGTCCGGGCGGCTATGTCCGTATCCTCAAGTGCGGCTACCGCCCCGGCGACAACGCGCCCATGGCGTACGTCGAGCTGGTCGATCGCCCCGCCGTAGAGGCCGCCGCAGACGAATAA
- a CDS encoding D-alanyl-D-alanine carboxypeptidase, translating to MFAALLAATLVTEARAENPRYAGIVVDMDNGEVLYAENADARRYPASLAKMMTLYLTFEALVNNDLALDQPLPVSGTAAAMPASKLWLAKGSTITVDKAIRALTVKSANDVAVVLAEALGGSEAAFARQMTQKARELGMHDTTFRNASGLPDDQQATTARDLLTLAVHVMQDFPQYYHYFGLQTFAYRGKTHTSHNRLVKNYPGADGLKTGFIRASGFNVATTAVHDGRRMVGIVMGGFSSQSRDAHMTDLLDRSFARSTLRDRGTWLADTRFSREFMAFGGLISPDEPTPTNPRTQRPMLAAVDTVEARAPAAAPRAEESRPAFESEPAPAAEPAADREDPLEPLMADATPAVGDAAGGWGIQVGAFSEQANARRLANQAANQLSGGVSGEVSIGALDGPEQVFRARLVALGKSQARQACQRLKASGMDCMVVNASL from the coding sequence ATGTTCGCGGCGCTGCTTGCCGCCACGCTGGTGACCGAGGCAAGGGCGGAGAACCCGCGCTATGCCGGCATCGTGGTCGATATGGACAACGGCGAGGTGCTGTATGCGGAAAACGCCGACGCCCGCCGCTATCCCGCTTCGCTGGCCAAGATGATGACCCTTTATTTGACGTTCGAAGCGCTGGTGAACAACGACCTGGCCCTGGATCAGCCGCTGCCGGTGTCCGGGACAGCCGCCGCCATGCCGGCGTCCAAACTGTGGCTGGCCAAGGGCAGCACCATCACCGTGGACAAGGCCATCCGCGCGCTGACGGTAAAATCCGCCAACGACGTGGCGGTGGTGCTGGCCGAGGCGCTGGGCGGCAGCGAAGCCGCCTTTGCCCGGCAGATGACGCAAAAGGCCCGTGAGCTGGGCATGCACGACACCACCTTCCGCAACGCCTCGGGCCTGCCCGACGATCAGCAGGCGACTACCGCCCGGGATCTGCTTACCCTGGCGGTCCACGTCATGCAGGACTTCCCCCAGTACTACCATTATTTCGGCCTGCAGACCTTTGCCTACCGCGGCAAGACCCACACCAGCCACAACCGGCTGGTGAAAAACTACCCGGGTGCCGACGGCCTCAAGACCGGCTTTATTCGCGCCTCGGGCTTCAACGTCGCGACCACCGCCGTGCACGACGGCCGGCGCATGGTCGGCATCGTCATGGGCGGCTTCAGCTCCCAGTCCCGGGATGCTCACATGACGGATCTGCTCGACCGCAGCTTTGCCCGGTCGACGCTGCGCGACCGCGGCACCTGGCTTGCCGATACGCGCTTTTCCCGGGAGTTCATGGCCTTTGGCGGGCTGATCTCCCCCGACGAGCCGACCCCGACCAACCCGAGGACGCAGCGGCCGATGCTCGCCGCCGTGGATACGGTAGAGGCCAGGGCGCCGGCCGCCGCGCCCCGCGCAGAAGAGAGCCGGCCCGCGTTTGAGTCCGAGCCCGCGCCGGCCGCCGAGCCGGCGGCTGACAGAGAGGACCCGCTCGAGCCGTTGATGGCCGACGCCACCCCCGCCGTGGGCGACGCTGCCGGTGGCTGGGGCATCCAGGTGGGCGCGTTCAGCGAACAGGCCAATGCCCGCCGGCTGGCCAACCAGGCCGCCAACCAGCTTTCCGGCGGCGTCAGCGGCGAGGTTTCGATCGGCGCGCTCGACGGTCCCGAGCAGGTGTTTCGCGCGCGGCTGGTCGCGCTGGGCAAATCCCAGGCGCGTCAGGCCTGCCAGCGGCTGAAGGCCAGCGGCATGGACTGCATGGTGGTCAACGCCAGCCTGTAA
- a CDS encoding DMT family transporter: MSPSLRGIGYMCTGVLFLALGDAVSKWLGEVHSPLEIVFFRNVVAVPLIAMLAYFGGGLRTLGTRRPGVHLLRGLIYTGTMGFFVLGLTLLPLAEATAIAFVAPLFVTLLSVPLLGERIAPPVMAASLVGFVGVLIVVRPGGDAFNAGALSMVAAAVCYALTMITARRYGGREHFWALVFYIALVPALLTAATLPWVWVTPHPWHWLGFLASGVFGVGAAGFITLAFRYAPAAIAAPFDYTALLWAVLLGWWFWGELPDVWVLVGSVLIISSGLAIAYHDRRTSLSRRPT; this comes from the coding sequence ATGTCACCCTCGCTCAGAGGCATCGGCTATATGTGTACCGGCGTGTTGTTTCTGGCGCTGGGCGATGCCGTCTCCAAATGGCTGGGCGAGGTGCATTCGCCGCTGGAGATTGTCTTCTTCCGTAACGTGGTCGCCGTGCCGCTGATTGCCATGCTGGCGTATTTTGGCGGCGGGCTGCGTACCCTGGGTACGCGGCGGCCCGGCGTGCACCTGCTGCGCGGGCTGATCTATACCGGCACCATGGGCTTTTTCGTGCTGGGGCTGACGCTTCTGCCGCTGGCCGAGGCCACGGCCATTGCTTTTGTGGCGCCGCTGTTTGTCACCCTTTTGTCGGTGCCGCTTCTGGGCGAGCGGATTGCGCCGCCGGTGATGGCCGCCTCGCTGGTAGGCTTTGTGGGGGTGCTCATCGTGGTGCGCCCGGGGGGCGATGCGTTCAACGCCGGCGCGCTTTCCATGGTGGCCGCGGCGGTTTGCTATGCGCTGACCATGATCACCGCCCGCCGCTACGGCGGGCGGGAGCACTTCTGGGCGCTGGTGTTTTACATTGCGCTGGTCCCGGCGCTGCTTACCGCGGCCACGCTGCCCTGGGTCTGGGTCACGCCCCACCCCTGGCACTGGCTTGGCTTTCTGGCCTCCGGGGTATTCGGCGTGGGGGCCGCGGGCTTCATCACGCTGGCGTTTCGCTATGCGCCGGCGGCCATTGCCGCGCCGTTCGACTACACCGCGCTGCTCTGGGCGGTGCTGCTGGGCTGGTGGTTCTGGGGGGAGCTGCCGGATGTCTGGGTGCTGGTCGGCAGCGTACTGATCATCTCAAGCGGCCTGGCCATTGCCTACCACGACCGCCGCACCAGCCTGAGCCGTCGCCCCACCTAG
- the thiE gene encoding thiamine phosphate synthase, translating into MEFDLSVYLVTDTDLCSEAGVEHTVEEAVAGGATIVQLRDKLASDEAMIELARRLKDALDDHAELTGRYVPLIINDRLNVALESGADGLHVGQSDTAVRDAREAMGEEAIIGLSIHNAEQLTKAPLELLDYVGFGPVFATQSKADHSAPIGFEGLAALVEACPMPGVAIGGVKAEHAEAVKQSGARGMAVVSAICGQPSPREAAQALAQRWQAAPKAP; encoded by the coding sequence ATGGAATTTGACTTGTCCGTTTATTTGGTCACCGATACTGACCTGTGCAGCGAGGCCGGCGTGGAACACACCGTGGAAGAGGCCGTGGCCGGCGGGGCGACTATCGTCCAGCTGCGCGACAAGCTCGCCTCCGACGAGGCCATGATCGAGCTGGCCCGGCGCCTGAAAGACGCGCTGGACGACCACGCCGAGCTGACCGGCCGGTACGTGCCGCTGATCATCAATGATCGCCTTAACGTCGCCCTGGAAAGCGGCGCTGACGGCCTGCACGTGGGCCAGAGCGACACCGCCGTGCGCGATGCCCGAGAGGCCATGGGCGAAGAGGCCATCATCGGGCTTTCGATCCACAACGCCGAACAGCTGACAAAAGCGCCGCTTGAGCTGCTCGACTACGTCGGCTTTGGCCCGGTGTTTGCCACGCAGAGCAAGGCCGACCACTCGGCGCCCATCGGCTTTGAGGGCCTGGCGGCGCTGGTCGAGGCCTGCCCCATGCCCGGGGTTGCCATTGGCGGGGTCAAGGCGGAACACGCCGAGGCAGTCAAGCAGAGCGGCGCCCGGGGCATGGCGGTGGTCTCGGCCATTTGCGGCCAGCCCTCGCCCCGGGAGGCAGCCCAGGCCCTTGCCCAAAGGTGGCAGGCGGCGCCGAAAGCGCCCTAG